In the Wyeomyia smithii strain HCP4-BCI-WySm-NY-G18 chromosome 2, ASM2978416v1, whole genome shotgun sequence genome, one interval contains:
- the LOC129722094 gene encoding uncharacterized protein LOC129722094: MFQYNNVPENSQKALFITLSGSAVFEELKLLYPARDLSTLQYNEIIKKLKERFDKKESDLIQRFKFYNRVQGADETAENFVLAVKLQAEFCEFGEFKDTAIRDKLLMGVYDKGLQQKMLGEENLTLATAERMIINWELAGSRAKMIGGKNEQIASVKHRLGRRDRFESNTQQRDRSRSRSRSKSGMRYGLRNRSASGSKDRNRSSSRQRRFGFKKKLTCYYCGKSGHVLKKCFKYINSQRKPTVRFADELRPGCSASNNLEQLFSRLKPSGLDESSDDSDMYWKRNDKGASLAIEGPERL, translated from the coding sequence ATGTTCCAATATAATAACGTCCCTGAGAACTCTCAAAAGGCGCTATTTATTACTCTCAGCGGATCGGCAGTTTTTGAGGAGCTTAAACTTTTGTATCCTGCTAGGGATTTATCGACTCTACAGTATAATGAGATAATTAAAAAACTTAAAGAGCGGTTTGACAAAAAGGAATCAGACTTGATACAGCGGTTTAAATTTTATAACCGGGTTCAGGGAGCGGACGAAACCGCTGAAAATTTTGTTCTGGCAGTAAAACTGCAAGCTGAATTTTGCGAATTTGGCGAATTTAAAGATACCGCCATTAGGGATAAACTCCTAATGGGGGTTTATGATAAAGGCCTACAACAAAAAATGCTAGGAGAAGAAAATCTTACGTTGGCAACGGCTGAAAGGATGATAATTAATTGGGAGCTGGCGGGTTCCAGAGCAAAGATGATTGGtggcaaaaatgaacaaattgCATCGGTAAAACATAGATTGGGGCGTAGAGATAGGTTCGAGAGTAATACTCAGCAGAGAGacagaagtagaagtagaagtaggagCAAATCGGGTATGCGGTATGGATTGCGAAACAGAAGTGCGAGTGGTAGTAAGGACAGAAACAGAAGTAGCTCTAGGCAGAGGCGgtttggatttaaaaaaaaattgacttgctATTATTGCGGCAAATCTGggcatgttttaaaaaaatgttttaaatatatcaACAGTCAGAGGAAACCAACGGTTAGATTTGCGGATGAGCTGCGACCGGGCTGTAGTGCAAGCAATAATCTAGAGCAACTTTTTAGTAGATTGAAGCCTTCCGGGTTGGATGAGTCATCAGATGATTCAG